One segment of Clarias gariepinus isolate MV-2021 ecotype Netherlands chromosome 6, CGAR_prim_01v2, whole genome shotgun sequence DNA contains the following:
- the LOC128526739 gene encoding uncharacterized protein LOC128526739 translates to MASETLLICVLMLSSVRVIKSAESLFNVTCQPAVGVIGQITHISCSIESQTGPVVINTVALTRFSEKTKPCFTFQPYENRVTGDSRFKVESLPSLQLHNTAISDEGGYKYYIRTNQGNVNVQFTINVTAEYSSPIITSEPTEIESGGAADLYCKTSGGYPAGTIHWFDQSKTNWTQNSTLQITQGHDGLFTLSSKLSSRSNDTTWGPFRCVVLNYRYEEEGESASNLGREGDSEPISRTRLYIIIGCAGVIVFLVAVFLIVLLLMRRCPQPLNKVVYKKAADADQNTAV, encoded by the exons ATGGCTTCAGAGACTCTCCTGATCTGTGTGTTGATGTTGTCGTCTGTACGTGTGATAAAGTCTGCTGAGT CTCTGTTTAATGTGACGTGCCAGCCTGCAGTAGGAGTCATCGGTCAGATCACTCACATCTCCTGCAGCATCGAGTCACAAACTGGGCCTGTTGTTATTAACACAGTGGCTTTAACCAGGTTTAGTGAGAAGACTAAACCCTGTTTCACATTTCAACCGTATGAGAACAGAGTGACAGGAGACTCTCGATTTAAAGTTGAAAGCTTGCCATCGTTACAGCTTCATAACACAGCGATCTCAGATGAAGGTGGATATAAATATTACATCAGAACCAACCAGGGGAATGTTAATGTACAATTCACAATTAATGTCACAG CCGAGTACAGCTCCCCGATCATAACCTCAGAGCCGACAGAGATAGAGAGCGGTGGAGCTGCTGATCTGTACTGTAAGACTAGCGGTGGATACCCAGCAGGAACCATCCACTGGTTTGATCAGAGCAAAACAAACTGGACACAAAACTCCACCCTGCAGATCACACAGGGACACGACGGTCTCTTCACTCTGTCCAGTAAACTGAGCTCCAGGAGCAACGACACGACCTGGGGACCTTTCAGGTGCGTCGTCCTCAACTACAGATATGAAGAAGAAGGAGAGAGCGCATCAAATCTGGGGAGAGAGG GGGATTCCGAGCCGATCAGCAGGACACGTCTGTACATCATCATTGGTTGTGCGGGAGTTATCGTGTTTCTCGTCGCAGTGTTCCTAATTGTCCTCTTGTTGATGAGAAGATGTCCTCAGC cTCTGAATAAAGTCGTGTATAAGAAAGCAGCCGATGCTGATCAGAACACTGCAGTATAG
- the LOC128527017 gene encoding uncharacterized protein LOC128527017, with protein sequence MATATLLVLTLMLSSVPVGQAAESLFNVKCQPAVGVIGQITHISCSIESQTGPVVINTVVLTRFSEIKPCFTFQPYENRVTGDSRFKVESLPSLQLHNTAISDEGGYKYYIRTNQGNVNVQFTINVTAKYSSPVITFEPTVIESGGAADLYCNASGGYPAGTIHWFGQSNTNWTKNSGLQITQGHDGLFTLFSKLSFKSIDTTWTPFRCVVLNYRYKGEGESASTLKIKGKCCLVLHK encoded by the exons ATGGCTACAGCGACTCTCCTGGTCCTCACCCTGATGCTCTCGTCCGTGCCGGTCGGACAGGCAGCTGAGT CTCTGTTTAATGTGAAGTGCCAGCCTGCAGTAGGAGTCATCGGTCAGATCACTCACATCTCCTGCAGCATCGAGTCACAAACTGGGCCTGTTGTTATTAACACAGTGGTTTTAACCAGGTTTAGTGAGATTAAACCCTGTTTCACATTTCAACCGTATGAGAACAGAGTGACAGGAGACTCTCGATTTAAAGTTGAAAGCTTGCCATCGTTACAGCTTCATAACACAGCGATCTCAGATGAAGGTGGATATAAATATTACATCAGGACCAACCAGGGGAATGTTAATGTACAATTCACAATTAATGTCACAG ccAAGTACAGCTCCCCGGTCATAACCTTTGAGCCGACAGTGATAGAGAGCGGTGGAGCTGCTGATCTGTACTGTAATGCTAGCGGTGGATACCCAGCAGGAACCATCCACTGGTTTGGTCAGAGCAACACAAACTGGACAAAAAACTCTGGACTGCAGATCACACAGGGACACGACGGTCTCTTCACTCTGTTCAGCAAACTGAGCTTCAAGAGCATCGACACGACCTGGACACCTTTCAGGTGCGTCGTCCTCAACTACAGATAcaaaggagaaggagagagcgCATCAACTCTAAAGATAAAGGGTAAGTGTTGTCTTGTTCTACATAAATAA